A stretch of the Phycisphaerales bacterium genome encodes the following:
- a CDS encoding Nramp family divalent metal transporter has translation MKGSARPGLLAVIGPGLVIAATGVGAGDLATAGFAGAAIGLSVLWAVCLGAAMKFVLTEGLARWQLATGRTLLEGAVDHFGRWASVIFLIYLIPFTYFVGAALISACGVTTSAMLPVFGDPVVGRFIFGAAFSILGLLFVWYGQYAIFERIMAICVAVMFLIVVVTAVLIADDWGGIAKGLLVPTVSLPKDELTTAQFGWVIALIGGVGGTVTLLCYGYWIREAGRDSPSQIRLCRIDLAVGYTVTALFGIAIVIISNGMNVDGKGANLILSMANQLEAKVGSIGRWAFLIGAWAAVFSSLLGVWQAIPFLFSDAVRRLKLGREDAQGTVDTRAPLYRGFLIALALVPLVQVAQPFAQVQKAYALFGAFFLPLLAIVLLLLNTRRRWIGDHLVNGFLATASLLVTLLFFLLAAAIKLGLFTAN, from the coding sequence TTGGACTTTCAGTTCTCTGGGCTGTCTGCTTAGGCGCTGCAATGAAATTTGTTCTCACTGAGGGACTGGCGCGATGGCAACTGGCCACAGGGCGCACGCTACTAGAGGGGGCCGTTGATCACTTTGGACGTTGGGCGTCGGTGATTTTCTTAATCTACTTAATTCCATTTACGTACTTTGTTGGTGCCGCATTAATAAGTGCTTGTGGTGTGACAACAAGCGCTATGCTGCCAGTCTTTGGTGATCCAGTTGTTGGCCGATTCATCTTTGGAGCCGCATTTAGTATTCTCGGCCTTCTGTTTGTTTGGTATGGCCAATACGCGATCTTTGAACGGATTATGGCAATCTGTGTCGCAGTGATGTTTTTGATTGTGGTTGTGACTGCGGTACTCATCGCTGATGACTGGGGAGGGATTGCGAAAGGCCTCTTGGTTCCAACGGTTTCGCTTCCTAAAGACGAGTTAACGACAGCCCAGTTTGGTTGGGTTATCGCGCTCATTGGCGGCGTAGGCGGTACAGTCACACTCTTGTGTTATGGCTATTGGATCCGCGAGGCGGGGCGCGATAGCCCAAGTCAAATCCGGTTATGTCGTATTGATCTCGCAGTTGGCTATACAGTTACGGCATTATTTGGCATAGCAATTGTCATTATTTCAAATGGCATGAACGTTGACGGCAAAGGCGCCAACCTCATTTTAAGTATGGCGAATCAACTGGAAGCAAAAGTTGGCTCGATTGGCCGGTGGGCATTCTTGATTGGTGCCTGGGCAGCGGTGTTTAGTAGTTTGTTGGGCGTGTGGCAGGCCATACCTTTTCTTTTTAGTGATGCTGTGCGTCGCTTGAAATTAGGCAGAGAAGATGCCCAGGGCACGGTTGATACACGAGCACCGCTCTATCGCGGCTTTCTCATCGCATTAGCATTGGTTCCTCTTGTTCAGGTCGCACAGCCCTTTGCCCAAGTACAAAAGGCATATGCACTCTTTGGTGCATTCTTCTTGCCATTGCTTGCCATCGTGCTCTTGCTACTCAATACCCGTCGTCGTTGGATAGGTGACCATTTGGTTAATGGTTTTCTGGCAACGGCATCATTGCTTGTGACGCTTTTGTTTTTCTTATTAGCGGCAGCGATTAAACTAGGTTTGTTTACAGCGAATTAG
- a CDS encoding S41 family peptidase translates to MKRSSTSFLCLNMLCLWVVFLLPSVTWGDDDHYPKLSPFEAIRFNDDGPEIMLGGNWFDLLAIEGIPIKDLHDFARKQYGDRAQKRFGEDLVQLMAESGHPLPGNTVTILVRSVQGGPEMEFNDVPMTAANRQRIWESNKEKKDAEEAVKQRDVARSSRQHATEIPEHLSFLTKRVASPDARQTQWLTAEEAAEDLDQLEQALEEQYAYLHRTDVDYRAALDAIRASLGDGIRVDDFGFQLQMMLGIFGDGHTRVSGVNRVFPTGSLPFFIETDGDQFLAVNKDRDGFVDPEYPVLLGIDGFLIDDWMEVARWLQSAGSDPLVNRRALQVAAEVGAMRRLLDYEEGDSPESEDWGSDVVVLLLGSLDGNSTIEQPVLMSSSPLKGNRLDELETTIRDDNIAYLRLERMDEKQVQEIIGLMAESKGTDGLIVDVRGNGGGSRQALKTFHEFIKGDREPPQVINIGAYRLNEAFPKNHLAARSMYRADDPLLSGPERASISHAVPGFDPEMKLPPGQFSPWHYFVLGAGGRAAWAYEYDKPIVVLLDGGSFSATDIFLGAMKDRENVLLVGTTSGGGSGRAQRIKLAHSGLSPRMSSMASFRKRGQLYDGNGVEPDVIVIPEPSDFIGQSDRQLETAVELIKKAERWPVPRPKYRPTQP, encoded by the coding sequence ATGAAACGAAGTAGCACCTCTTTTTTGTGTCTCAACATGCTCTGTCTTTGGGTCGTGTTCTTACTGCCCTCAGTCACTTGGGGTGATGATGATCACTATCCCAAGCTCAGCCCATTCGAAGCCATTCGATTTAATGATGATGGCCCCGAAATTATGTTGGGTGGGAATTGGTTTGATTTGCTAGCGATTGAAGGTATCCCGATTAAAGACCTCCATGATTTTGCGCGAAAGCAATACGGTGACAGAGCGCAAAAGCGATTTGGCGAAGATTTGGTGCAGTTGATGGCAGAATCTGGTCATCCGCTACCTGGCAACACCGTGACAATACTGGTACGCAGTGTTCAGGGTGGCCCAGAAATGGAATTCAATGATGTCCCCATGACGGCTGCGAATCGGCAGCGGATATGGGAATCGAATAAGGAAAAAAAGGACGCTGAGGAGGCTGTAAAACAGCGTGATGTGGCGCGCTCATCACGACAACATGCGACAGAGATTCCTGAACATTTGTCTTTCTTGACAAAGAGAGTTGCCTCTCCCGACGCTCGTCAAACGCAATGGCTCACCGCCGAAGAGGCTGCGGAGGATCTTGACCAACTTGAGCAAGCATTAGAAGAACAATACGCCTATCTCCATAGAACTGATGTTGACTATCGAGCCGCTCTGGATGCCATTAGAGCCTCTTTAGGTGATGGTATTCGGGTTGATGACTTTGGCTTTCAGCTACAAATGATGCTTGGTATTTTCGGTGATGGGCATACCCGCGTCTCGGGTGTCAACCGTGTGTTTCCTACGGGCTCATTACCTTTTTTTATTGAAACTGATGGTGATCAATTTCTCGCTGTCAATAAAGATCGTGATGGCTTTGTTGATCCTGAGTATCCAGTCCTTCTTGGAATCGATGGCTTTCTGATTGATGATTGGATGGAGGTGGCACGTTGGCTTCAATCAGCGGGATCTGATCCACTTGTCAACCGACGTGCTCTTCAGGTGGCCGCTGAGGTTGGAGCAATGAGGCGATTACTAGATTATGAAGAAGGTGATAGCCCAGAGAGCGAAGATTGGGGGAGTGATGTTGTTGTTCTTCTTTTAGGTTCCCTCGACGGGAACTCGACAATCGAACAACCCGTTTTGATGAGCTCTTCTCCTCTGAAGGGAAATCGGCTTGACGAGCTTGAGACAACAATCCGTGATGACAACATTGCCTACTTACGATTAGAGCGCATGGATGAGAAGCAAGTACAAGAAATCATTGGCCTCATGGCTGAATCAAAGGGGACAGATGGTCTCATTGTTGATGTTCGAGGCAATGGCGGCGGATCTCGTCAAGCACTAAAAACGTTTCATGAATTCATCAAAGGTGATCGCGAGCCACCTCAGGTCATCAATATCGGGGCCTACCGCCTTAATGAAGCGTTTCCAAAGAACCACCTTGCAGCACGAAGTATGTATCGAGCTGATGACCCTCTATTGAGTGGCCCCGAGCGTGCTTCGATCAGCCATGCCGTCCCCGGCTTTGACCCCGAAATGAAGTTGCCACCAGGACAATTCAGCCCCTGGCACTACTTTGTACTCGGTGCTGGTGGACGAGCTGCATGGGCATATGAATACGACAAACCAATTGTGGTACTCCTGGATGGGGGCAGCTTCAGTGCAACCGATATTTTTCTGGGAGCCATGAAAGACCGAGAAAACGTGTTGCTCGTTGGAACCACCTCTGGTGGTGGCTCTGGTCGTGCCCAGCGCATCAAATTAGCTCACAGTGGTTTATCCCCACGTATGTCGTCGATGGCATCATTTCGAAAACGGGGTCAGCTCTACGATGGCAATGGTGTTGAGCCAGATGTCATTGTGATACCGGAGCCTAGCGACTTTATAGGTCAGAGTGACCGGCAGTTAGAAACAGCTGTTGAGCTCATTAAGAAGGCCGAAAGATGGCCCGTGCCCCGACCGAAATATCGACCGACACAGCCCTAA
- a CDS encoding nucleoside deaminase, protein MSQANYIKWLDSAIEQAEKSWSEGGIPIGAVLVDQSGTIVARGHNLRVQSGDPTAHGEVVCIRNAGRRRDWEDLTLVTTLWPCTMCTGLGVFLRIPRIVVGETSTFSHAQTWMSMLETSTTWLKNAGVETIVLDDSRCIELMATLRREKPDLWNEDLGE, encoded by the coding sequence GTGAGCCAAGCGAATTACATTAAATGGCTGGATAGCGCCATTGAGCAGGCGGAGAAGTCTTGGTCAGAGGGCGGCATACCAATTGGTGCGGTGCTCGTTGATCAATCTGGAACTATTGTCGCCCGTGGACACAATTTGCGCGTGCAAAGTGGCGATCCCACCGCTCATGGTGAGGTTGTATGCATTCGCAATGCCGGTCGAAGACGTGATTGGGAAGACCTGACATTGGTCACAACCTTGTGGCCTTGCACCATGTGTACTGGTCTTGGTGTGTTTCTGCGAATTCCACGCATTGTTGTTGGCGAGACATCGACCTTCAGCCACGCGCAGACCTGGATGTCGATGTTAGAGACTTCTACCACTTGGCTAAAGAACGCGGGCGTAGAGACAATTGTGCTTGATGACTCTCGCTGTATCGAACTTATGGCCACGTTGCGACGTGAGAAACCCGATCTCTGGAATGAGGATCTTGGTGAATGA
- a CDS encoding POTRA domain-containing protein: MIDRRFLTIAIFGLLASCAPYNTYPGVEHISSRHDIGHEPMSTLVVESLRYADESYGVNEELIINLPEGTPASIYDDIIERLGRGRPMIDSSESALHIKEVRSRGFQGEVDVIYPSGQGQYALATIFFDRGLMNDYAVINARRWRIPTPQPTPSYPAALRYQRIEEGLELPEDELATGKTAAPKPPHFASVKITGATASRAEPAQYVIKAKAGQPFDQDLVDRDIAALTMLGVYADVDWSTSTRPDGSIDLVYQVTETPVIKQIVIVGNTTITDRELTQLLAAQPGDIRDDAAIEEGRQRIILLYQERGLDGTDVGIDQDMLEDEWMLVYRVTEPQEMAATASDEP; encoded by the coding sequence ATGATCGACCGCCGTTTTTTAACCATTGCCATCTTTGGGCTTCTTGCATCGTGCGCCCCATACAACACATACCCCGGTGTTGAACACATCAGTTCCAGACACGATATTGGGCATGAACCAATGTCAACTCTTGTTGTTGAATCATTGCGATACGCCGATGAGAGCTATGGTGTCAATGAAGAGTTAATTATCAACCTCCCCGAGGGCACACCAGCATCCATCTATGACGACATCATTGAACGGTTGGGTCGAGGCCGACCCATGATCGATTCAAGCGAGTCAGCATTACATATCAAAGAGGTTCGATCGCGTGGTTTTCAGGGCGAAGTCGATGTGATTTACCCGAGTGGCCAGGGACAGTATGCCTTAGCAACCATCTTCTTTGATCGAGGCTTGATGAATGATTATGCGGTCATCAATGCTCGCCGCTGGCGGATTCCCACGCCACAGCCAACCCCCAGCTATCCAGCTGCACTTCGATACCAGCGCATCGAAGAGGGCTTGGAGCTTCCGGAAGATGAACTGGCAACTGGAAAAACGGCTGCCCCAAAGCCTCCACACTTTGCCTCAGTCAAGATTACTGGTGCGACCGCCAGTCGAGCTGAACCTGCGCAGTACGTCATTAAGGCGAAAGCAGGACAGCCATTTGATCAGGATCTTGTCGACCGTGATATTGCTGCATTGACAATGCTTGGTGTTTATGCCGATGTCGATTGGTCAACTTCAACGCGCCCAGATGGTTCTATCGATCTTGTTTATCAGGTGACTGAGACACCTGTGATCAAACAAATCGTCATTGTTGGTAACACCACGATTACTGATCGAGAGTTGACGCAGCTATTAGCAGCGCAACCTGGCGATATTCGTGATGATGCTGCGATTGAAGAGGGACGACAGCGGATTATCTTGCTTTACCAAGAGCGAGGCCTCGATGGAACCGACGTTGGTATCGATCAAGACATGCTTGAAGATGAATGGATGCTTGTTTACCGCGTGACCGAGCCACAAGAAATGGCTGCAACAGCTTCAGATGAACCGTGA